TGCTGCTCGTCGGCGGGATCGCCTACAGCGTCGGCGCGATCCTGTACGCGGCCAAATGGCCCGATCCCTGGCCCCGGGTCTTCGGTCATCACGAGTTCTTCCATGCGGCAACGGTTCTCGCGGCCATATGTCACTACGTGGCGGTGTGGCTGGTACTACCGTAGACGCTCATGGGCCGGCTGATTCTGTGGGCGCTGCGGGCACGCTGGGGCCTGTCGGCGGTGGTGATGGCCTGCAACCTCAGCGGCCTCGGCGTGATCGTCAGCGAATTGTGGCTCAGCGGTTTCCTCGGCCGGATGGGCGCGGACTGGATGTCGGCGGTGTCGCGGATCGCGATCTATCCGACGCTGGGCGCGCTGGCCGGGATCGTGCTGGCCGTCCGGGACCGGGACCACTACTTCGGCTGGCTCGACGCCCACCGCGGGCCGGGCCCGGTGGAGGCCCGGCGGCTGCTGCAACTGCCGATCGCGATCACCGCACGGGCACTGGCGATCTGGCTGCCGGGCGTGATCATCGCGGGCATCCTGTTCGCCCACGAGATCGACCGCCGGGCGCTGCCCACCGTGCTCGGTATGTTCACCCTCGGCGCGTTCGAATCGGCCGGGCTGACCTTCCTGATCGTCGACCGGATGATCCGGCCGACCATTCCCGCGGTGGCCGCGGTACTCGGCCCCGCCATGCACTGGAGCGCCACCGTGCTGAACCGCGTGGTGGTGTCGTGGATCGTATCGGCGGCCGTGCCGATGCTGGGCCTGATCACGGTGCTGTCCGATGCCGAATCCGGTACCGCGGAACGGGTCCGCACCGGCATCTATCTGGCGTGCATCAGTATCGCGGTCGGCGCGCTGGCGACGTCGGCCCTCGCGCTGGCCGTCGCCGAACCGCTGCGGCTGCTGCGCCGCGCAGTGGACCGGGTGGCGCACGGCGACCTCGACGTCGAGGTCCCGATCGGCAGCACCAGCGAGATCGGCCGCCTGGAACACTCGGTGAACGAACTGGTGGCGAATCTCCGTGAGCGCGAACGCATGCGGGACGTGTTCGGCCGCCACGTCGGCCCGCAGGTGGCCGCCCGAGCCCTCGCCGGCGGCGCCGACCTCACCGGCGACCTGCGCGAGGTGACCACCCTGTTCGTCGACGTGACCGGATCGGTGCAGATGTCCACCGGCCTGCCGCCCCGCGAATTCGTCGCCACGCTGAACCGGCTCCTGTCGACGGTGGTCGCCGCCACCGAGGAGAACGGCGGCCTGGTCAACAAATTCGAGGGCGACGCCGCACTGTGCATCTTCGGCGCACCGATTCCCATGGCGGACAACGCGACTCCCGCGCTGCGCGCCGCCCGCCGGATCCGCGACGAGGTGATCGCGGCGGCCGAACTCGACATCGGGATCGGCGTGGCGCGGGGTCTGGTGTTCGCCGGGGACGTCGGCACCGACACCCGCCTGGAGTTCACCGTGATCGGCGACGCGGTCAACGAGGCGGCCCGGCTCACCACCGAGGCGAAACGGGTGCCGCGCCGAATCCTGGTGAGCCAGGACGTGATCGAGGCCGCCACCGCTGCCGAGGGCACGAATTGGCAACGGTACGAGACCATCCAGCTCCGCGGGCGGCCCGCGCCGACCTACTGCTGGACCGATGTGCCGGTGGAGTTGCCCGATGTCGGGACCGATTCCGCCGGTGCTGCGGGTGTTCCCGTCGCCGCCACAACCGATTTCGTCACCGCGTCGGCCGAAATCGACATCGCCGACCGGGCCGCTGTCGACATCCGGCCGATCCTGGAGACCGGCGACGGGTCGGCGCCGCAGCCGGGCCGGGCACCGTAGTACCCGGCCCGGCTCACCGTTACGTGCGGTACCGGAACAGGATTCGGCCGCGGGCGAGGTCGTAGGGGCTCAGCTCCACGAGCACCCGGTCCTGCGGCAGGATCTTGATGTAGTTCTTCCGGATCTTCCCGCTGATGTGCGCGAGTACCGTGTGCCCGTTGGGGAGTTCCACCCGGAAGGTGGCGTTGCGCAGGCACTCGACGACGGTGCCCTCGATCTCGATACCTTTGCCGTTGTTCATCCGATCGCTCATCGCAGCACCAACTCCAGGTTGCTGCCCGCACGACCGCCGCCGATGCCGTCGAACAGCCCGAGAGTGGCGGTGTCGGCGGCGTTCACATATGCCGACACCGTCGCGATCCCGGACCGGTGCAGTGCGCCGAGCACCTCGGTGAGCAGGGCTCGGGCGATGCCGCGGCGGCGATGATCGACGCGCACGCCGACGAACTCGATCCGGGCATGCCGGCGGCGCATCCCGATCCGGAGCAGGCCGACGTAGCCGCCCGATCCGACCGCGACCGCATACCGTGCCGGATCGACCGGCACCCGCCCGTCCGGGCAGGCGACGATCTCGACCGGCACGAAACCACCGGCCCCGGCCTCGATCTCGGCGCGAATCGTGTCGTCCGCCAGCCGGAGTGGTTCTGCTCGCGCCGCGCCGAGCGGCAGGATCGTCACCTCCTCAGGAATCGGCGCCTTGTCGAGACCGCCGGTGGACAGGAAGTATTCCCACTCCCGGCGGCCGATAGCGAAACCCGCTCGCTCCCAGGCGATTCGCAGTGCGGTGTCGACCTCGTCGACCACCGTGTACAGCGGCGCGGGCAGATTCGGCAGCATCGCCGCGGCCAGTTCGTCGAAAACCGGCTCGTGCCATGCGTCGATGCTGAGGAAGATCCGGCCGTCGGGCCGCTGTGTGGCCTCGCCTCGGCCGACCACTCGGTCGTCGGCCACCGCGTGCCATTGTGTTTCCGCAACTCGGGTGATCGTTGCGGTGGGTTCACCCGTACCGGGTGTGAATGGTGTGAAAGTCATCGGTCGTCGCCTTTCGGGATTGCCTTGCTGTGCAGGCGCTCCCGGCGACGGCTAGATCGTTCGCCCGACCGTGATGACGAGAGGGAGGCCCCACATGCTCATAGTGTTCACGGGTCTCACCTCCTTGCCGAATGTCACGGTTCCCGGACAGTATCAGTCGGCCCGCCGTTCCCGCCAACCCTTTTTCGATGACCGCCCCCCGCCCCCCGACCGCCGACCGCCGACCGCCGACCGCCGACGAGACCTTCCGCCCATCGCACTCCACAGTGACGGGCGGACCCGTGAGTTCCGATCAGCGAACCGAATCGAGTGCGGCGATCAACGCCTCCGGATCGGTGGTCGGAAGATCGCACACCGTGCCGTGGCAGACGTAGGCGGCGGGGCGCCCCGTGACCGGCGGCCGATCGACCAACAGCGGGCTCGAATTCTCCGATCCGGCAAGCACTGCCGAGCCGCCGGGAGCGAATTGCCTTGCCGCGGTGAGTAGTTCGCTCGCATCCGCGTCGGCGGGCAGGGCAACCGCCACCTGGATCGGCCCGGCCAGCGCCGCCTCGGCGACGGCCAGCCAGTGACCACCGGAACGCGGGGCCCGGGCCAGCACGATCGCGCCCCGGGCGAGGGTGGCGTCGGCCAGCACCCGGTACCGTCCGGCCCGCTCCGGCCCGGTGAGCACCGAGGCGGTCAACAGCGCCTCGGCGAGTGCGGAGGCACCGGCCGGCGTGGCACCGTCGAACGGGTCACGCGGCCGGGTGACCAGCGATTCGGCATCGGCGGCGGTATCGAACCAACTGCCCGACTGCGCCGAATCGGCGAACAGATCGATCGCGGCGTCGAGCAGGCGCTCGGCAGGACCGAGCCATTGCGGATCACCGGTGGCCTGGTACAGCGCGAGCAGCCCCGTGGTCAGCCACGCGTAATCCTCCAGCACACCCGGGGCCGCACCGGCCACACCGCCCAACGAGGCCCGCACCACCCGATCGTCCGTGACATGTTCGGCCAGCAGGTACCGGGCACAGCGCACAGCCGCCTCGACCCACTCCGAATGTCCCAGTGCCGCACCGGCTTCGGCGAGCGCGGTGATCGCGATCCCGTTCCAGGCGGTCACCACCTTGTCGTCCCGCTCCGGCTGTGGGCGCCGATCGCGAACATCCCGCAGCCGCAACCGAATCCGTTCCAAATGCGCCGGATCCTCCGGATCCCGGTACCGGGTGAGCACCGAGGTCCCGTGTTCGAAGGTGCCCGAGGCGGTCACATTGAAAAATGCCGCAGCCCAATCACCGTCGTCTACACCGAGCGTTTCCCGCAACTGCTCCGGAGTCCACACATAGGTGGCCCCCTCGACACCGGCCGCACCCGCCTCGACATGCGTATCGGCATCGAAAGCGGAGGCAAACCCACCCTCGGCGGTACCAAGATCATCGATCAGGAATCGAGCCGTCTCGGCCGCGACCCGCGCGGACGACGAAACCATCTGCCCCACTGTTACATTCGAGAACCGCCGAGCGAGATGCCCGTACACACGCAGCAATTGCGCATTGTCGTACAACATCTTCTCGAAATGCGGTACCACCCACGAAGCATCGACCGAATACCGCGCGAACCCACCGCGCAACTGATCGTAGATACCACCCCGGGCCATCGCCTCGGCAGTCAGCGCCGTCACCGCGAGCGCCTGCTCGTCACCGGTCCGCTCGACATGCCGCAACAACCCCTCCAGCAACGCGGACGGCGGAAACTTCGGCGCCCCACCGAATCCCCCGTTGTGCGAATCGACATCCCGAACCACCAGGGCCACAGCCTGATCCAGCAGTTCGGATGTCACGGTCGCATCGGTCTCCGGCAACCCGTCGGCCTGCGCCCGCAACGCATCGACCACCTGCGCCGCCGCCTGGTCCACCTCACCCCGCCGATCCCGCCAGGTCTCCGTCACGGCGTCGAGCAACTGCGTGAACGAGGGCATCCCCCCACGCGCCACCTTCGGATAATAGGTACCGCAGTAGAACGGCTCCCCCGCCGGCGTGAGGAAACACGTCATCGGCCACCCACCCTGCCCGGTCATGGCAACGGTCGCCGCCATGTACACCGCATCCAGATCGGGCCGCTCCTCGCGATCCACCTTCACGCACACGAAGTTCGCGTTCATCACCGCCGCAGTCGCCTCATCCTCGAACGACTCGTGCGCCATCACATGACACCAGTGACAACTCGCATACCCCACGGACAGCAGAATCGGCACATCCCGCTCCACCGCCTCCGCCAGCGCCTCGGCATCCCACTGCCGCCAGTCGACCGGGTTTTCGGCGTGCTGGCGCAGATAAGGCGAGGTCGCACTGGTCAAATGGTTCACCCTGCCAGCCTCCCATACTCATGAGAGATGCACCGCTGAGGCCGAGCGAGACTTGTCCGAGCGGCGCAGCCCGAAGCAGATGCCGACAGGTCGTGCCAACCGGTGTTCATCACCGGCCTCGTGTTTCAGAAATGACCTCAACTTGTGGTCCGGAGGATATCGCACACGACCCCTGCCGACCGGAGCCGAACTATTGAAGTCACATGCAGTAATCGACGATGTGTCCGATTCCTTGGAAATAGCCGCCATCGAGCCGGTTAATGGCCGACGATGTATAAAAGAAATTCTACTCAGATCAGCCGAAAAACTCCGGCAGCCGAGCATACACCGGATGCGACATAACACGCCGCATCGAAGCAATTGATGACTGTTTACACCGCCACGACACGTACACCTTTGCCGCACAGCTTGGTCATATCGTCCACATCCGAGGTCAAGATCACCACAGGCTTGGTCGCATGCAGGGCCGTCGCGGCCACCACGGCATCTATCGCATACTTGTGCCCGTGCAGGCCGGCTTCGCGGAGAAGGCCGATCGCATCGAATGCGATCTCGTCTGTCACAGGTTCGATCCGCAAACGAGACAGGTGCCAGCGAAAACGCTCATTCTTGACCTTCATGTCGTATGCCTCGATGGGAGTGAGGGCAGTGACAATCACACGGAAGTCGTTGTCTTGAGCCTCACGGACATACGCGGTGACCTTCTGATCCGCTGCACACCACTTCGACAGTCCTTCGCTGTCGAGCACAAGAGTTCCGGCGGTCAGTCGGCTTTGCGGGCGTGCCACGCACTGCCTCCCTGCAATTCGGGCGCGGACTTCACCTCACGGAACAGAGAAGCCGCTTCATCCTTGATTTCCTGCGAAATCACGCCTGCCTCTTCTTCATTCACGAGCAGCGCCTCTTCGAGAAGATCGCGTTCAATCTGGCGCTCCACGGCTGCGTCGACGTAGGCCGAAAACCCCCGCGAACCTACTCGCTCCTTGACCGCCCGGATGTTGCCGGCTCTGAGCGAAACACTCACCTTCGCGGCCGGCCCATCGCCAGGCGGATACTCATCGCGCAACGCAGTCATGCCGTCAGTTTACTACTCGAAGTAGGAAACGGCATCCACCGTGTGTCAGGGCGCTCATGGCCCGTGGAACGCACCTACCCACAACAAGCGAGACTCTCGGAACTGTGGCGGATCCGATGTCGGTTCGTGGTATGTCATTCGGTTACGCCCTCGGTCTTACTGGATGTTCCCGATTGCTGGACACGTCCGAGATCCGGGGTGTAGGCCGCGCCCGACTCGGAAGGTTCGCGGGACACCCGCATCTCCACGTCCAGCTCGGCGAAGATGGCACCATCGACAACTCGAGCGTCTTCATCGGTCTGCATGGAATCTTCGCAGGTCGAAACACCTTTCGGAAGACTATGTTGCTCAACAACTCATGTGACATCTCCAGTGAAAACTGGCGTACCCCACGGACAGCAGAATCGGCACATCCCGCTCCACCGCTGCGGCCAGCGACCCCCTAGTATCGATCGCGGCGGCCACGGATCGCCATCGCCGCCACTACTACCGGTAATCCGCAGTGCGGCGAGGCATACGACGCCCGCGGTATCGGCAGGATCGGAACACTCCATGTCCCTGCGCAGGGTGCGCACAAGCGAATCGCGAAATATGCGAGCGCACAAGCCGTTCAGTGATAAATTGGCGGCGCTCGACACGATCCGAGGGGTGGGTAGGTGGGCGTGCCAGAATCCGTTTCCGTTACGACGTCGGGGAACAGTGACGACCTGCGTGCGTTGCGATCTCGACTGTCGGCCGACGATGCTCTGCGCGGGCGGGTGCGGCTGACCCGCAGGATGCCGCCGGTGGGTGCGCTCGGTCCGGCGATCGAGACGTTGACCGTCGCGCTGGGGACCGACGGCGCCGCGACGGCGCTGAACAGCGCACTCATCACCTGGATCCGTGGGCAGCGTGGCGACCTCACGCTGACAGTGGCGCGGGCCGATGGTGTGGCGGTGGAATTCAGCGCCGAGGATGTGGGTCCGGATGATGAGGACTCGCGGAGCCTGATCGCGGATCTCTCGGCGGATTCGGTGCGCGAGACGCAGACCCGTACCGGGCAGGACTGACGGGTACCTCGCGGTCACCGGCGCCGCAGTGGCGGATCGCTGCCGGAATTGCTTGCCGCACCGGGTCTTTCGGCATGTGACGCTCAGGGCACGTCGTCCGGATGGGGTGGGGTGTGGACTCGGGCGGCGACTGCGGCGGCGATCAGGCAGGCGGCGGCGCCGGTGAGGAGCGCGGCGCGGGGGCCGGAGGTATCGATGATCCAGCCGGTGAGGATGCTGCCGATCGGGGTGGTGCCGAGGAAGACGAAGACCCAGAGGGCCATGATCCGGCCTCGGTAGGCGGGGTCGGCGTGCAGTTGCAGGGCCGTGGAGGCCAGGGTTACGAAACCGAAAGCGGCGCAGCCGGTTACGGCCAGGGCTATGCAGGCCGTGATCAGATTCGGGACCACTGCGGTCAGGGTGAGTCCGGCGGCGAAGGCGGCGGCCGCGGCTACCAGGTAGAGGCGGCGCGGGTGGCGGATCAGGCCGACCGCGAAGGATCCGGCCACGGATCCGATGCTGAGCATCGCGGACAGTAGGCCGTAGGTGCCGCCGGTGCCGTGGAAGGTGTGTTCGGCGAAGACCGGCAGGATGACGGGGAAGTTGAAGGCCAGCACGCCGACCAGGGCCATCATGGTCAGGGGGAGCCAGAGTTGTTGCCGGGTGCGGGCGTAGCGCAGGGCCGCCGCGACGCCGCCGGGATGCGCGGTCACCGGGGCGGTTGTGGGCAGGGGGCGGATCAGGACCAATGCGGCGATCACGGCCAGGTAGGAGATCGCGTTCACCGCGAAGCAGGGGGTGGTGCCGATCGTCGCGATCAGGACGCCGGCCAGGGCGGGGCCGACCACGCGGGCGCTGTTCTGGACTATGCCGTTCACGGCGGCGGCGCTCGCCAGGTCCGCGGGTGGGACCAGTTGGGCGACGAAGGATTGGCGGGCGGGTGCGTCGACGATCTGCACGATGCCGCTCACGACCGTGATCGCCACGACCAGTGCGACGCCGGCGTGGCCCGTTGCCGCGGCCAGCCACAGCAGGGCGGCCAGCAGGCCGAAGGCGATCTGGGTGCCGATCAGCAGGCGACGCAGGTCGACTCGGTCGGCGATCACTCCGCCCCACGGGCCGAGCAGCAGCGGCGGTACGCCACCCGCGGCCAGGACCACACCCAGGGAGGCCGGGGAGCCGGTCAGTTGCAGGACCAGCCAGCCGATCGCGGTCGATTGCACGAAAGAACCACTGGCAGAGGCTATCTGGCCTGCGAAATACCAGCGGAACGGGCGGGATCGCAGGGCTCGGACGGCATTCGCGCGGCCGGATGTGGCGACAGGTTCGGGGCGCATCGCCGATATGTGCGGATCCATCGGCGGCACTTCCTTCGTTCGGGCTCGGGGTCGATTCTGCCGCGCGGGCTCGCCTCGGTGTGTGTGCAGCGGCGCGTTCGTACCCACCGTTACCCGGCTGTCGACGTGCACACCGATGTCATCTTCGTGCGGGACGGCACCCCGTACAGCTCGGTGAGGGTGGCCGCGGGCATCGATCCGGCGTCGGCGCCTGTCAGCGATTTCCCGGGTCGCATACCGAAACGTGATCGAGTACCGGTCCGGAATGGGTATTTACCCGGTATGAAGAACACGCTGTCCTCTCCCTCGCCAGGGACGGCGACCACCCGCCGTCCCTGGTTCGTCGATCTCGAGGATGCCGAGCGCCGCGGCGCGCGCGGCAGCGCCGGGATCGGGTACTTCGATTGCGACTGCGACCTGTGTCGCCGTCCCGGGCTGCGGTACTGATCGAGTACCGGCCGAAAAGCCCTCAGGGAGTGCCGGAATCGGCCGGCTTCTCCGAATCCGGATGCGC
This DNA window, taken from Nocardia sp. BMG111209, encodes the following:
- a CDS encoding adenylate/guanylate cyclase domain-containing protein, with the protein product MGRLILWALRARWGLSAVVMACNLSGLGVIVSELWLSGFLGRMGADWMSAVSRIAIYPTLGALAGIVLAVRDRDHYFGWLDAHRGPGPVEARRLLQLPIAITARALAIWLPGVIIAGILFAHEIDRRALPTVLGMFTLGAFESAGLTFLIVDRMIRPTIPAVAAVLGPAMHWSATVLNRVVVSWIVSAAVPMLGLITVLSDAESGTAERVRTGIYLACISIAVGALATSALALAVAEPLRLLRRAVDRVAHGDLDVEVPIGSTSEIGRLEHSVNELVANLRERERMRDVFGRHVGPQVAARALAGGADLTGDLREVTTLFVDVTGSVQMSTGLPPREFVATLNRLLSTVVAATEENGGLVNKFEGDAALCIFGAPIPMADNATPALRAARRIRDEVIAAAELDIGIGVARGLVFAGDVGTDTRLEFTVIGDAVNEAARLTTEAKRVPRRILVSQDVIEAATAAEGTNWQRYETIQLRGRPAPTYCWTDVPVELPDVGTDSAGAAGVPVAATTDFVTASAEIDIADRAAVDIRPILETGDGSAPQPGRAP
- the infA gene encoding translation initiation factor IF-1 — its product is MNNGKGIEIEGTVVECLRNATFRVELPNGHTVLAHISGKIRKNYIKILPQDRVLVELSPYDLARGRILFRYRT
- a CDS encoding N-acetyltransferase; the encoded protein is MADDRVVGRGEATQRPDGRIFLSIDAWHEPVFDELAAAMLPNLPAPLYTVVDEVDTALRIAWERAGFAIGRREWEYFLSTGGLDKAPIPEEVTILPLGAARAEPLRLADDTIRAEIEAGAGGFVPVEIVACPDGRVPVDPARYAVAVGSGGYVGLLRIGMRRRHARIEFVGVRVDHRRRGIARALLTEVLGALHRSGIATVSAYVNAADTATLGLFDGIGGGRAGSNLELVLR
- a CDS encoding thioredoxin domain-containing protein, which gives rise to MNHLTSATSPYLRQHAENPVDWRQWDAEALAEAVERDVPILLSVGYASCHWCHVMAHESFEDEATAAVMNANFVCVKVDREERPDLDAVYMAATVAMTGQGGWPMTCFLTPAGEPFYCGTYYPKVARGGMPSFTQLLDAVTETWRDRRGEVDQAAAQVVDALRAQADGLPETDATVTSELLDQAVALVVRDVDSHNGGFGGAPKFPPSALLEGLLRHVERTGDEQALAVTALTAEAMARGGIYDQLRGGFARYSVDASWVVPHFEKMLYDNAQLLRVYGHLARRFSNVTVGQMVSSSARVAAETARFLIDDLGTAEGGFASAFDADTHVEAGAAGVEGATYVWTPEQLRETLGVDDGDWAAAFFNVTASGTFEHGTSVLTRYRDPEDPAHLERIRLRLRDVRDRRPQPERDDKVVTAWNGIAITALAEAGAALGHSEWVEAAVRCARYLLAEHVTDDRVVRASLGGVAGAAPGVLEDYAWLTTGLLALYQATGDPQWLGPAERLLDAAIDLFADSAQSGSWFDTAADAESLVTRPRDPFDGATPAGASALAEALLTASVLTGPERAGRYRVLADATLARGAIVLARAPRSGGHWLAVAEAALAGPIQVAVALPADADASELLTAARQFAPGGSAVLAGSENSSPLLVDRPPVTGRPAAYVCHGTVCDLPTTDPEALIAALDSVR
- a CDS encoding DNA-binding protein; the protein is MARPQSRLTAGTLVLDSEGLSKWCAADQKVTAYVREAQDNDFRVIVTALTPIEAYDMKVKNERFRWHLSRLRIEPVTDEIAFDAIGLLREAGLHGHKYAIDAVVAATALHATKPVVILTSDVDDMTKLCGKGVRVVAV
- a CDS encoding effector-associated constant component EACC1, giving the protein MPESVSVTTSGNSDDLRALRSRLSADDALRGRVRLTRRMPPVGALGPAIETLTVALGTDGAATALNSALITWIRGQRGDLTLTVARADGVAVEFSAEDVGPDDEDSRSLIADLSADSVRETQTRTGQD
- a CDS encoding MFS transporter, producing MDPHISAMRPEPVATSGRANAVRALRSRPFRWYFAGQIASASGSFVQSTAIGWLVLQLTGSPASLGVVLAAGGVPPLLLGPWGGVIADRVDLRRLLIGTQIAFGLLAALLWLAAATGHAGVALVVAITVVSGIVQIVDAPARQSFVAQLVPPADLASAAAVNGIVQNSARVVGPALAGVLIATIGTTPCFAVNAISYLAVIAALVLIRPLPTTAPVTAHPGGVAAALRYARTRQQLWLPLTMMALVGVLAFNFPVILPVFAEHTFHGTGGTYGLLSAMLSIGSVAGSFAVGLIRHPRRLYLVAAAAAFAAGLTLTAVVPNLITACIALAVTGCAAFGFVTLASTALQLHADPAYRGRIMALWVFVFLGTTPIGSILTGWIIDTSGPRAALLTGAAACLIAAAVAARVHTPPHPDDVP